A stretch of the Synechocystis sp. PCC 7338 genome encodes the following:
- a CDS encoding 2Fe-2S iron-sulfur cluster-binding protein — MTITFVKEQKDIIVAQGANLREKALQNGVDIYTLKGKLMNCGGYGQCGTCIVEITAGIENLSPKTDFENKVLRKKPDNFRLACQTLVNGPVSVNTKPKG, encoded by the coding sequence GTGACCATTACCTTTGTTAAAGAGCAGAAAGATATTATCGTGGCCCAGGGTGCCAACCTACGGGAAAAAGCCCTGCAGAATGGCGTTGATATTTACACCCTCAAGGGAAAATTGATGAACTGTGGCGGCTACGGCCAATGTGGCACCTGCATAGTGGAAATCACAGCAGGCATAGAAAATCTTTCCCCTAAAACCGATTTTGAAAATAAGGTGTTACGCAAAAAGCCCGACAATTTCCGCCTCGCTTGCCAAACCTTGGTCAATGGGCCAGTGAGTGTGAACACCAAACCCAAGGGCTAG
- a CDS encoding sugar phosphate nucleotidyltransferase translates to MKAMILAAGKGTRVRPITHTIPKPMIPILQKPVMEFLLELLRQHGFDQIMVNVSHLAEEIESYFRDGQRFGVQIAYSFEGNIVDGDLVGKALGSAGGLKKIQEFNPFFDDTFVVLCGDALIDLDLTTAVKLHREKGAIATIVTKTVPKELVSSYGVVVTDDHGKILTFQEKPAVEEALSTEINTGIYIFEPEVIDYIPSGQEYDLGGDLFPKLVDSGLPFYAVNMDFEWVDIGKVPDYWQAIRGVLSREIKNVQIPGIEVRPGVYTGINVAANWDNIEIEGPVYIGGMTRIEDGVKIIGPSMIGPSCLICRGAVVDNSVIFEYSRLGPGARLVDKLVFGRYCVDKTGAAIDVQAAALDWLITDARHAAVQYRQEYPPQREISRLLQPE, encoded by the coding sequence ATGAAAGCCATGATTTTGGCCGCCGGCAAGGGCACTCGGGTTAGACCAATCACCCACACCATTCCCAAGCCGATGATCCCCATTCTGCAAAAACCAGTGATGGAATTTTTGCTGGAGTTATTGCGGCAACACGGTTTTGATCAAATCATGGTCAATGTGAGCCATCTGGCGGAGGAGATAGAGAGTTATTTTCGGGATGGCCAGAGGTTCGGCGTACAAATAGCCTATTCTTTTGAAGGAAATATTGTTGATGGCGACCTGGTGGGCAAGGCCCTCGGATCGGCAGGGGGATTAAAAAAAATTCAAGAGTTCAATCCCTTTTTTGATGATACTTTTGTGGTGCTTTGTGGTGATGCACTAATTGATTTAGACCTCACCACTGCGGTCAAGCTCCACCGGGAAAAGGGGGCGATCGCCACGATTGTTACCAAAACGGTGCCGAAGGAATTGGTATCCAGCTATGGGGTGGTGGTCACCGACGACCATGGCAAAATTTTAACTTTCCAAGAAAAGCCAGCGGTGGAAGAGGCCCTGAGCACAGAAATTAACACGGGCATTTATATTTTTGAGCCGGAAGTGATTGATTACATTCCTTCTGGTCAGGAATACGATCTGGGGGGAGATCTATTTCCCAAGCTGGTGGATAGCGGCCTGCCTTTTTATGCAGTGAATATGGACTTTGAGTGGGTGGACATTGGCAAAGTGCCGGACTATTGGCAGGCCATCCGGGGGGTACTTTCCCGGGAAATTAAAAATGTACAAATTCCCGGCATTGAAGTTAGACCAGGGGTTTATACCGGCATTAATGTGGCGGCTAACTGGGACAACATCGAAATTGAGGGCCCAGTGTATATCGGTGGCATGACCCGCATTGAAGATGGGGTAAAAATTATTGGCCCCTCCATGATTGGCCCCAGTTGCCTGATCTGTCGGGGGGCGGTGGTGGACAACAGCGTAATTTTTGAGTATTCCCGTTTAGGCCCCGGGGCTCGTTTGGTGGATAAGTTGGTCTTTGGTCGTTACTGCGTGGATAAAACCGGAGCGGCGATCGATGTGCAGGCAGCAGCTTTGGATTGGCTAATCACCGATGCCCGCCATGCGGCTGTACAATACCGCCAAGAGTATCCGCCCCAAAGAGAAATTTCCAGACTTCTCCAGCCGGAATAG
- a CDS encoding FHA domain-containing protein, with the protein MSAITLTLLLPGKSVPVQSWTFESERNVRVGRAADNDVVLYSAVVSRHHLELRPEGNGWVAVNLGANGTYMEAETVEELVLEDGMVLRLASSGPKIQIRFQSELSTLERELAKQNTSPAGAGEEQKSGPLHPGDSKETVIN; encoded by the coding sequence ATGTCCGCCATCACCCTCACCCTCCTCCTGCCGGGTAAAAGCGTTCCTGTCCAAAGCTGGACTTTTGAATCGGAACGAAACGTCCGTGTGGGTAGGGCGGCGGATAACGATGTTGTACTCTACAGTGCTGTAGTATCCCGTCACCATTTAGAACTCCGACCGGAAGGGAATGGCTGGGTCGCCGTCAACTTGGGGGCCAATGGCACCTATATGGAAGCGGAAACCGTGGAAGAACTAGTCCTAGAGGATGGCATGGTTCTGCGTCTAGCCAGTTCGGGCCCCAAAATACAAATTCGCTTCCAGTCTGAACTCAGTACCCTCGAACGGGAACTAGCCAAGCAAAATACCTCCCCGGCCGGGGCAGGGGAAGAACAGAAGTCTGGCCCTCTCCACCCTGGGGATTCGAAAGAGACGGTTATTAATTAG
- a CDS encoding alanine--glyoxylate aminotransferase family protein — translation MDNKQMLMIPGPTPVPEKVLLAMAKHPIGHRSGDFSKIIAELTANLKWLHQTQNDVLMLTTSGTGAMEAGIINFLSPGDRVLVGNNGKFGDRWVKVAKTFGLAVEEVKAEWGKPLDPNAFKTLLEADTAKTIKALIITHSETSTGVLNDLATINAAAKVHGGTLMIVDAVTSLGATPVAIDELGLDVVASGSQKGYMIPPGLGFVSVSAKAWQAYETATIPRFYLDLKKYKKSTDEDSSPFTPPINLMYGLQASLQMMKAEGLEAILARHQRHTNGTRAAMKALNLPLFAPDNAASNAITAVAPLGVEAEKIRSTMRKKFDIAMAGGQDHLKGKIFRIGHLGFVCDRDILSCIGALEATLIELGYEGVTPGAGVAAAAGVLAKG, via the coding sequence ATGGACAATAAGCAAATGTTGATGATTCCGGGGCCAACTCCCGTACCAGAAAAAGTTTTGTTGGCCATGGCAAAACATCCCATTGGCCACCGCAGTGGTGACTTTAGCAAAATCATTGCTGAATTGACGGCAAACCTCAAATGGTTACACCAAACTCAAAATGATGTGTTGATGCTGACCACCAGCGGCACTGGTGCTATGGAAGCCGGCATAATTAACTTCCTCAGCCCTGGCGATCGAGTGTTGGTGGGCAACAACGGTAAATTTGGCGATCGTTGGGTCAAAGTAGCCAAAACCTTCGGTTTAGCGGTGGAAGAAGTTAAGGCTGAATGGGGCAAACCATTGGATCCCAATGCTTTTAAAACGCTGTTGGAAGCGGACACTGCCAAGACCATCAAAGCTTTGATCATTACCCATTCCGAAACCTCCACGGGAGTGCTGAATGACTTAGCCACCATCAATGCCGCTGCTAAGGTTCATGGTGGAACGTTGATGATTGTGGATGCGGTGACCAGTTTAGGGGCTACTCCAGTGGCGATCGATGAGCTGGGTCTGGACGTGGTGGCGTCCGGTTCCCAAAAGGGTTATATGATTCCCCCTGGGCTGGGATTTGTTTCTGTGAGCGCCAAAGCTTGGCAGGCTTATGAAACCGCCACTATTCCCCGTTTTTATCTGGATTTGAAAAAATATAAAAAATCCACCGATGAAGATAGCTCCCCCTTCACTCCCCCCATCAACCTAATGTATGGATTGCAGGCATCTCTGCAAATGATGAAAGCGGAGGGCCTGGAGGCTATTTTGGCTCGCCATCAACGGCACACCAATGGGACCCGGGCGGCAATGAAAGCACTCAATCTTCCCCTATTTGCCCCCGACAATGCGGCCAGTAATGCCATCACCGCCGTTGCTCCCCTGGGAGTGGAAGCAGAGAAAATTCGCAGTACCATGCGTAAAAAATTCGATATTGCCATGGCCGGTGGGCAGGATCACCTCAAAGGCAAAATCTTCCGCATTGGACACCTCGGTTTTGTCTGTGACCGGGATATCCTCAGTTGCATCGGCGCTTTGGAAGCTACTTTAATTGAACTGGGTTATGAGGGTGTGACTCCGGGAGCTGGAGTAGCCGCCGCCGCTGGGGTTTTGGCTAAGGGTTAA
- a CDS encoding Uma2 family endonuclease, translating to MQLSICLPETPLTVTPEQFLAIAVANPDLRLERTENGELIVNPPTGSESSRRNLSITAQLWNWAENHSELGVAFESSCGFRLPNGSTRAPDASWVRRERWESLSPAEKEGLAPLCPDFVVELRSKTDSLSTLQEKMREYMENGARLGWLIDPQNCQVEIYRSTGKTVEILQQPDTLSGEDILPDFLLSLNRIWP from the coding sequence ATGCAGTTATCCATTTGTTTACCGGAGACTCCCCTCACCGTAACCCCAGAGCAATTTCTGGCGATCGCCGTTGCTAACCCAGATTTACGCTTAGAGAGAACTGAAAACGGAGAATTAATTGTGAACCCACCAACGGGTAGTGAGTCCAGCCGTCGTAATCTGAGTATTACCGCACAGCTCTGGAATTGGGCTGAAAACCATTCTGAGTTAGGGGTGGCATTTGAGTCTTCCTGTGGTTTTCGTTTACCCAATGGTTCTACCCGTGCCCCTGACGCTTCTTGGGTCCGCCGGGAGCGTTGGGAGTCCTTGAGTCCAGCCGAGAAAGAAGGGCTTGCCCCCCTTTGTCCCGATTTTGTAGTCGAATTGCGCTCCAAAACTGATAGCCTGTCTACCTTGCAAGAAAAAATGCGGGAATATATGGAGAACGGTGCCCGTTTAGGCTGGTTAATCGATCCCCAGAACTGTCAAGTGGAGATTTATCGTTCCACAGGTAAAACAGTAGAAATCTTGCAACAGCCAGATACTTTGTCGGGAGAAGATATACTGCCTGATTTTCTTCTTTCCTTAAATCGCATCTGGCCCTAA
- a CDS encoding HEAT repeat domain-containing protein, whose product MMEEILRNLAMTALTLEQIASQLDSPNSRDRLIALASLRPYSSEEAVPLIKKVLDDDTLQVRSMAVFALGIKQTEECYPILVKLLETDEDYGIRADAAGALGYLEDERAFHPLCRAFYEDTEWLVRFSAAVALGNLKDLRAQTVLLEALKSAEVVVQQAAIAALGEIGAVDAVEAILVFASHEDWLIRQRLAEALGNLPCDQSRSALTFMVRDEHPQVSQAAQLSLQKLDLPN is encoded by the coding sequence ATGATGGAAGAAATTCTCAGAAATCTAGCCATGACAGCCCTGACCCTCGAACAAATTGCCAGCCAACTCGACAGCCCCAATTCCCGCGATCGGCTCATTGCCCTAGCTTCCCTTAGGCCCTATTCCAGCGAGGAAGCGGTGCCTCTGATCAAAAAAGTTTTGGATGACGATACTTTACAGGTGCGTTCCATGGCGGTGTTTGCCCTGGGTATTAAGCAAACGGAGGAATGCTATCCCATTCTGGTTAAGCTGTTGGAAACCGATGAGGATTATGGCATCCGGGCCGATGCGGCGGGGGCCCTGGGTTACCTAGAAGACGAACGGGCTTTCCATCCCCTCTGCCGAGCTTTTTACGAAGATACGGAGTGGTTGGTGCGGTTCAGTGCGGCGGTGGCCCTGGGCAACTTAAAAGATCTTCGGGCCCAAACTGTCTTGCTAGAAGCGTTGAAAAGTGCCGAAGTAGTGGTGCAACAAGCGGCGATCGCTGCCCTGGGGGAAATTGGCGCGGTGGATGCGGTGGAGGCAATTTTGGTGTTTGCTTCCCACGAAGATTGGTTAATTCGCCAAAGATTAGCGGAAGCCCTGGGTAATTTACCCTGTGACCAGAGTCGTTCCGCTCTGACTTTCATGGTTAGGGACGAGCATCCCCAGGTGTCCCAGGCGGCCCAGCTATCTCTGCAAAAATTGGACTTGCCTAACTAG